A genomic window from Luteolibacter sp. LG18 includes:
- a CDS encoding biotin-dependent carboxyltransferase family protein: protein MGGLAMIHVLRPGLLTTVQDNGRSGYQHLGVVVGGAADPFAARVANLLVGNSDGAAVLEMAFSGPRLQFDRATLVAWCGADFEAKLGDAPLPKNRPVLIPEGGIVDFPGARRGAMAWLAIAGGIQEPEVMGSRATDLSATFGGHEGRKLETGDILQTGSPSEWAASMTRLLDGGRQASWSLVPERLGKTNGQGVLRVIRGPEWDWFTPKAQESFTGTIYAVTKDSNRMGTRLEGAPLALASPREMVSSAIQHGVVQVPPSGQPIALGVDRQTLGGYPRIGVVATADAGRLAQLRPGEPVRFREILPAVAHALLIERERDLAVAAGHLATPRL from the coding sequence ATGGGAGGCCTCGCGATGATCCACGTCCTGCGCCCCGGCCTGCTGACCACCGTTCAGGACAACGGACGCTCCGGCTACCAGCACCTCGGCGTGGTGGTGGGTGGCGCCGCCGATCCCTTCGCCGCCCGTGTGGCCAATCTCCTGGTGGGAAACTCCGATGGCGCCGCGGTGCTGGAGATGGCTTTTTCCGGTCCACGGCTCCAATTCGACCGGGCAACCCTGGTCGCGTGGTGCGGTGCCGATTTCGAAGCGAAACTCGGCGACGCCCCGTTGCCGAAGAACCGACCGGTGCTGATCCCGGAGGGAGGCATCGTCGACTTTCCGGGAGCCCGCCGCGGAGCCATGGCTTGGTTGGCAATCGCCGGCGGCATTCAGGAACCGGAAGTCATGGGCAGCCGCGCCACCGATCTGTCCGCCACCTTCGGGGGACATGAAGGCCGGAAGTTGGAAACCGGCGACATCTTGCAAACCGGCTCGCCGTCCGAGTGGGCCGCCTCGATGACTCGCCTGTTAGATGGCGGCAGGCAAGCCTCCTGGTCCTTGGTTCCCGAGCGGCTGGGCAAAACCAACGGCCAAGGCGTGCTGCGTGTCATCCGCGGCCCGGAATGGGACTGGTTCACACCAAAGGCCCAGGAAAGTTTCACCGGCACCATCTACGCCGTGACCAAGGACAGCAACCGCATGGGCACCCGCTTGGAAGGCGCGCCGCTCGCGCTCGCCAGCCCCCGCGAGATGGTCTCCAGCGCCATCCAGCACGGCGTGGTCCAGGTTCCACCCTCAGGCCAACCGATCGCATTAGGCGTCGATCGCCAGACGCTCGGCGGCTATCCGCGGATCGGAGTGGTGGCCACCGCCGATGCGGGTCGACTGGCCCAGCTTCGTCCGGGCGAGCCGGTCCGTTTCCGCGAGATTCTTCCCGCCGTGGCCCACGCGCTGCTGATCGAACGCGAGCGCGATCTCGCGGTGGCCGCCGGACATCTCGCCACACCACGCCTCTGA
- the pxpB gene encoding 5-oxoprolinase subunit PxpB: MEPRVIPLGDSALIVELADRIGAVPPRRIHAARAWLSSPALPGVMEIVPASTSLTVFHSPLDLLEAGAPSDNLAGWLAERILARLATLPDNGKMAPSRLVEIPVCYGGNHGPDLEDVARRTGMSVIDVVSRHSAAEYLVLQLGFAPGFPYLHGLPASLSLPRRETPRIRVAAGSIGIANGQSCIYPHEIPGGWNLIGRTPLKLFQPHADSPSLLQPGDRVRFRAIPAKEFQRWEASR; this comes from the coding sequence ATGGAGCCACGTGTCATACCCTTGGGCGATAGCGCCCTGATCGTCGAACTGGCGGACCGCATCGGCGCGGTGCCGCCGCGGCGCATCCATGCGGCCCGTGCGTGGCTTTCCTCCCCCGCCCTGCCCGGCGTGATGGAAATCGTTCCGGCCTCCACTTCACTGACGGTCTTTCATTCCCCTCTCGATCTGTTGGAAGCCGGGGCCCCGTCGGACAACCTCGCCGGGTGGCTGGCGGAGCGGATCCTGGCCCGACTCGCCACGCTGCCAGATAACGGCAAGATGGCACCCTCCCGTCTCGTAGAGATCCCCGTGTGTTACGGTGGCAACCATGGACCGGATCTGGAGGATGTCGCGCGCCGCACCGGCATGTCGGTGATCGATGTCGTCAGCCGACACAGCGCCGCGGAATACCTCGTGCTCCAGCTCGGCTTCGCACCCGGTTTCCCCTATCTGCACGGCCTGCCTGCAAGCCTCTCGCTGCCGCGGCGCGAAACCCCACGCATCAGGGTGGCCGCCGGCTCGATCGGCATCGCGAACGGGCAATCCTGCATCTACCCCCATGAAATTCCCGGCGGCTGGAATCTCATCGGACGCACGCCCTTGAAATTGTTCCAACCCCACGCGGACTCGCCCTCCCTCCTGCAACCCGGGGACCGGGTCCGCTTCCGAGCGATCCCTGCCAAAGAGTTCCAACGATGGGAGGCCTCGCGATGA
- a CDS encoding tail fiber protein, translated as MAEPFLSEIRIMSFSFAPKGWTLCNGQLLPINQNQGLFSLLGTTYGGDGRVTFGLPDLRGRVPIHMGGSHTLGERGGEQAHTLSIAEIPTHTHTLNASSNLATTNSPSNTMVLGQSTAANLYAPANSFAAMAPTALSNIGGSQAHLNMQPFLTLSFCIALQGIFPSQN; from the coding sequence ATGGCTGAACCATTCCTCTCCGAAATCCGTATCATGAGCTTCAGCTTTGCTCCTAAAGGCTGGACTCTTTGCAACGGCCAACTCCTGCCGATCAATCAGAACCAGGGGTTGTTCTCCCTGCTTGGAACGACCTACGGCGGTGATGGCCGGGTGACCTTCGGTCTACCGGACCTGCGTGGTCGCGTGCCGATCCACATGGGTGGTTCCCACACGCTCGGCGAGCGTGGCGGGGAGCAGGCCCACACCCTCAGCATCGCCGAGATCCCGACCCACACGCACACGCTGAACGCCTCCAGCAACCTGGCGACCACCAACTCGCCCTCGAACACGATGGTGCTGGGTCAGTCGACGGCAGCGAACCTTTACGCTCCGGCCAATTCCTTCGCCGCGATGGCACCGACGGCGTTGTCCAATATCGGTGGCTCCCAGGCCCACCTTAACATGCAGCCCTTCCTGACGCTGAGCTTCTGCATCGCGCTCCAGGGCATCTTCCCGTCTCAAAACTAA
- a CDS encoding tail fiber protein yields the protein MAQPYVGEIRMFAGNFAPAGWMFCEGQLLPISENETLFQLIGTTYGGDGESTFALPDLRGRLPIHQGNSFILAETGGVEEVTLTVNQIPVHTHPMLATGNPATATAPGPNVVLGVSSASTITPYGTDAPNTTLSTQSVGSVGGSQPHTNFQPYLCVDFIISLFGIFPSPT from the coding sequence ATGGCACAACCTTACGTCGGAGAGATCCGCATGTTCGCCGGCAATTTCGCCCCCGCTGGCTGGATGTTTTGTGAAGGGCAGCTTCTCCCGATCTCGGAGAACGAGACGCTCTTCCAGCTCATCGGCACCACCTACGGTGGCGACGGGGAGTCGACCTTCGCCCTGCCGGACCTGCGCGGCCGCCTCCCGATCCACCAGGGGAATAGTTTCATCCTCGCGGAAACCGGTGGCGTCGAAGAAGTGACGCTGACGGTGAACCAGATCCCGGTTCACACCCATCCGATGCTGGCGACCGGAAACCCGGCCACCGCGACGGCTCCGGGCCCGAACGTGGTTCTCGGTGTTTCCTCCGCCTCCACGATCACTCCCTACGGAACGGATGCCCCGAACACCACGCTGTCCACCCAATCGGTGGGGTCGGTGGGGGGGAGCCAGCCGCACACGAATTTCCAGCCGTATCTGTGCGTGGATTTCATCATCTCGCTGTTCGGTATCTTCCCGTCTCCCACCTGA
- a CDS encoding tail fiber protein, translating to MADPFVAEIRIFPFNFAPKGWAFCDGQLLPLSQNTALFSLLGTTYGGNGKSNFALPDMQGNAPMHPGQGPGLSLHDLGETGGSETVTLLESEIPAHNHIVSVSVADGTEQTPVNQRLATGVGIGQYTAVASLSPLNFNALAPAGGDQPHNNLMPYLTLNFCIALQGVFPPRG from the coding sequence ATGGCTGATCCATTCGTGGCGGAAATCCGCATCTTCCCGTTCAACTTCGCGCCCAAGGGTTGGGCGTTCTGTGACGGCCAACTTCTGCCGCTCTCGCAGAACACCGCCTTGTTCTCCCTGCTTGGAACCACCTACGGCGGCAACGGCAAGTCGAACTTCGCCCTCCCGGACATGCAGGGGAATGCCCCGATGCACCCGGGCCAGGGTCCGGGTCTGTCGCTCCATGACCTCGGTGAGACCGGCGGCTCGGAAACCGTGACCCTCCTGGAGTCGGAGATTCCGGCTCACAACCACATCGTCAGCGTCAGCGTGGCGGACGGCACCGAGCAGACGCCGGTGAACCAGCGTCTCGCGACGGGTGTCGGAATCGGCCAATACACGGCAGTGGCTTCCCTTTCGCCGCTGAATTTCAACGCTTTGGCTCCGGCTGGTGGCGATCAGCCGCACAACAACCTGATGCCGTATCTCACGCTGAATTTCTGCATCGCATTGCAGGGCGTGTTCCCGCCGCGTGGTTGA
- a CDS encoding GNAT family N-acetyltransferase, with the protein MDFLRLVYASTREEELALTDWADEQKGEFCRMQFEAQHAHYREHYAAADYQVIDCGDEPVGRLYVNRGTKEIRIMDLALLPAWRRQGIGTRLLTALRDEATAVGKRLSIHVEKFNPALNLYQRMGFVAEEDRGMYLLLVFSEG; encoded by the coding sequence ATGGATTTCCTCCGCCTCGTTTACGCCAGCACCCGTGAAGAGGAGTTGGCGCTCACCGACTGGGCAGACGAGCAGAAGGGCGAGTTCTGCCGGATGCAGTTCGAGGCCCAGCACGCCCACTACCGCGAGCACTACGCGGCGGCCGATTACCAGGTGATCGATTGCGGAGACGAGCCGGTTGGACGTTTGTACGTCAATCGTGGTACCAAGGAGATCCGGATCATGGATCTGGCGCTGCTTCCGGCTTGGCGGCGGCAGGGAATCGGGACCCGGTTGCTGACGGCGTTGCGGGATGAGGCCACTGCCGTTGGAAAGCGACTGTCAATCCACGTGGAGAAGTTCAACCCGGCCTTGAACTTGTATCAGCGGATGGGATTCGTGGCCGAGGAAGATAGGGGGATGTATCTCCTGCTTGTCTTTTCCGAGGGCTGA